A single window of Mustela erminea isolate mMusErm1 chromosome 4, mMusErm1.Pri, whole genome shotgun sequence DNA harbors:
- the LOC116587522 gene encoding DLA class I histocompatibility antigen, A9/A9 alpha chain-like isoform X2 — MEPRAPWVEQEGPEYWDQETRRVKDTAQTYRVNLNTLRGYYNQSEAGSHTIQSMYGCDVGPDGRLLRGYRQFAYDGADYIALNEDLRSWTAADAAAQITRRKWEAAGEAERRRNYLEGTCVEWLRRYLENGKEMLLRAEPPNTHVTHHPISDRDVTLRCWALDFYPAEITLTWQRDGEDLTQDTELVETRPAGDGTFQKWVAVVVPSGEEQKYTCHVQHEGLPKPVTLRWEPPSKLITWIIAGLGLLALLVVIAVLGFVIWRKCSGEKKPGYSHAARDDSAQGSDVSLTAAKV; from the exons ATGGAGCCGCGGGCGCCGTGGGTGGAGCAGGAGGGGCCGGAGTATTGGGACCAGGAGACGCGGAGGGTCAAGGACACCGCACAGACTTACCGAGTGAACCTGAACACCCTGCGGGGCTACTACAACCAGAGCGAGGCCG GGTCTCACACCATCCAGAGCATGTACGGCTGTGACGTGGGGCCCGACGGGCGCCTCCTGCGCGGGTACCGTCAGTTCGCCTACGACGGTGCGGATTACATCGCCCTGAACGAGGACCTGCGCTCCTGGACCGCGGCGGACGCGGCGGCGCAGATCACCCGCCGCAAGTGGGAGGCGGCCGGTGAGGCAGAGCGCAGGAGGAACTACCTGGAGGGCACGTGCGTGGAGTGGCTCCGCAGGTACCTGGAGAACGGGAAGGAGATGCTGCTGCGCGCAG AACCCCCCAATACACACGTGACCCACCACCCCATCTCTGACCGTGATGTCACCCTGAGGTGCTGGGCCTTGGACTTCTACCCTGCGGAGATCACCCTGACCTGGCAGCGAGATGGAGAGGACCTGACCCAGGACACAGAGCTTGTAGAGACCAGGCCTGCAGGAGATGGAACCTTCCAGAAGTGGGTGGCTGTGGTGGTGCCTTCTGGAGAGGAGCAGAAATACACATGCCACGTGCAGCATGAGGGACTGCCCAAGCCTGTCACCTTGAGATGGG agCCACCTTCCAAACTCATCACGTGGATCATTGCTGGTCTGGGTCTCCTGGCTCTCCTAGTGGTCATTGCAGTGCTTGGATTTGTGATCTGGAGGAAGTGCTCAG GAGAGAAAAAACCAGGCTACTCTCATGCTGCAC GTGATGACAGTGCCCAGGGCTCTGATGTGTCTCTCACGGCTGCTAAAG tgtgA
- the LOC116587522 gene encoding DLA class I histocompatibility antigen, A9/A9 alpha chain-like isoform X1 has protein sequence MEVVMPRTLLLLLWGALAVTETWAGSHSLRYFDTAVSRPGRGEPRYWEVGYVDDTQFVRFDSDSASLRMEPRAPWVEQEGPEYWDQETRRVKDTAQTYRVNLNTLRGYYNQSEAGSHTIQSMYGCDVGPDGRLLRGYRQFAYDGADYIALNEDLRSWTAADAAAQITRRKWEAAGEAERRRNYLEGTCVEWLRRYLENGKEMLLRAEPPNTHVTHHPISDRDVTLRCWALDFYPAEITLTWQRDGEDLTQDTELVETRPAGDGTFQKWVAVVVPSGEEQKYTCHVQHEGLPKPVTLRWEPPSKLITWIIAGLGLLALLVVIAVLGFVIWRKCSGEKKPGYSHAARDDSAQGSDVSLTAAKV, from the exons ATGGAGGTCGTGATGCCCCGaaccctcctcctgctgctgtggGGGGCGCTGGCCGTGACCGAGACCTGGGCGG GCTCCCACTCCCTGAGGTATTTCGACACCGCGGTGTCCCGGCCCGGCCGCGGGGAGCCCCGGTACTGGGAAGTCGGCTACGTGGACGACACGCAGTTCGTGCGGTTCGACAGCGACTCTGCCAGTCTGAGGATGGAGCCGCGGGCGCCGTGGGTGGAGCAGGAGGGGCCGGAGTATTGGGACCAGGAGACGCGGAGGGTCAAGGACACCGCACAGACTTACCGAGTGAACCTGAACACCCTGCGGGGCTACTACAACCAGAGCGAGGCCG GGTCTCACACCATCCAGAGCATGTACGGCTGTGACGTGGGGCCCGACGGGCGCCTCCTGCGCGGGTACCGTCAGTTCGCCTACGACGGTGCGGATTACATCGCCCTGAACGAGGACCTGCGCTCCTGGACCGCGGCGGACGCGGCGGCGCAGATCACCCGCCGCAAGTGGGAGGCGGCCGGTGAGGCAGAGCGCAGGAGGAACTACCTGGAGGGCACGTGCGTGGAGTGGCTCCGCAGGTACCTGGAGAACGGGAAGGAGATGCTGCTGCGCGCAG AACCCCCCAATACACACGTGACCCACCACCCCATCTCTGACCGTGATGTCACCCTGAGGTGCTGGGCCTTGGACTTCTACCCTGCGGAGATCACCCTGACCTGGCAGCGAGATGGAGAGGACCTGACCCAGGACACAGAGCTTGTAGAGACCAGGCCTGCAGGAGATGGAACCTTCCAGAAGTGGGTGGCTGTGGTGGTGCCTTCTGGAGAGGAGCAGAAATACACATGCCACGTGCAGCATGAGGGACTGCCCAAGCCTGTCACCTTGAGATGGG agCCACCTTCCAAACTCATCACGTGGATCATTGCTGGTCTGGGTCTCCTGGCTCTCCTAGTGGTCATTGCAGTGCTTGGATTTGTGATCTGGAGGAAGTGCTCAG GAGAGAAAAAACCAGGCTACTCTCATGCTGCAC GTGATGACAGTGCCCAGGGCTCTGATGTGTCTCTCACGGCTGCTAAAG tgtgA